The following coding sequences are from one Streptomyces venezuelae window:
- a CDS encoding Fpg/Nei family DNA glycosylase, whose protein sequence is MPEGDTIHQACRRLHAALAGHTITRSDLRVPKLATVDLTGRAILDVTPRGKHLLTRIEGGLTLHSHLRMDGSWQLYAPGERWRGGPSYQIRAILGTAERTAVGYRLPVLELLRTADEDKVVGHLGPDLLGPDWDPERALRNILAVPDRALGEALLDQRNLAGIGNVFKSDICFILGVTPWLPVGELSEETAARVPDLSKKLLEANRDQPNRTTTGRDRPGQRLFVYGRASRPCWRCRTPIRRAQQGDGSRDRPTYWCPTCQQGPTP, encoded by the coding sequence ATGCCCGAAGGTGACACGATCCACCAGGCGTGCCGACGCCTGCACGCCGCCCTTGCGGGGCACACGATCACGCGCTCCGACCTCCGCGTCCCCAAGCTCGCGACGGTCGACCTCACAGGGCGCGCCATCCTGGACGTCACCCCGCGTGGAAAGCACCTCCTGACCCGTATCGAGGGCGGCCTCACCCTCCACTCGCACCTCCGGATGGACGGCTCCTGGCAGCTGTACGCCCCCGGAGAGCGCTGGCGCGGCGGCCCCTCGTACCAGATCCGGGCGATCCTCGGCACCGCCGAACGCACCGCCGTCGGCTACCGCCTGCCCGTCCTGGAGCTGCTCCGCACCGCCGACGAGGACAAGGTTGTGGGCCACCTGGGCCCTGACCTGCTGGGCCCCGACTGGGACCCGGAGCGGGCCCTGCGCAACATCCTGGCGGTGCCCGACCGCGCCCTCGGCGAGGCTCTCCTGGACCAGCGCAACCTCGCGGGCATCGGCAACGTGTTCAAGAGCGACATCTGCTTCATCCTCGGCGTCACCCCGTGGCTCCCCGTCGGCGAGCTCTCCGAAGAGACGGCCGCCCGCGTGCCGGACCTCTCCAAGAAGCTCCTGGAGGCGAACCGGGACCAGCCCAACCGCACCACCACGGGCCGCGACCGTCCGGGCCAGCGCCTCTTCGTCTACGGCCGCGCGTCCCGCCCCTGCTGGCGCTGCCGCACCCCGATCCGCCGCGCCCAGCAAGGAGACGGCTCCCGCGACCGCCCCACGTACTGGTGCCCCACCTGCCAGCAGGGCCCGACCCCCTGA
- a CDS encoding DUF3046 domain-containing protein, with translation MRLTVFWQRMAAHFGAGYADSFARDHVMAELGGRTVHEALEAGWEAKDVWRAVCTAMDVPAEKR, from the coding sequence ATGCGGTTGACGGTCTTCTGGCAGCGGATGGCGGCCCACTTCGGTGCGGGGTACGCCGACTCCTTCGCGCGCGATCACGTGATGGCCGAGTTGGGCGGTCGTACGGTCCATGAGGCACTGGAAGCGGGCTGGGAGGCCAAGGACGTCTGGCGTGCGGTGTGCACGGCGATGGACGTGCCCGCCGAAAAGCGCTGA
- the pgsA gene encoding CDP-diacylglycerol--glycerol-3-phosphate 3-phosphatidyltransferase gives MTGVPAPAGSSGAQGASSAKPVRGGKLGAAAVNQASLWNVANLLTMVRLLLVPGFVMLLLGNGGYDPAWRSFAWAAFAIAMITDLFDGHLARTYNLVTDFGKIADPIADKAIMGAALICLSWLGDLPWWVTGVILGRELGITLLRFWVIRYGVIPASRGGKMKTLAQGTAVGMYVLALTGPLATLRFWVMAVAVVLTVVTGLDYVKQAIVLRRQGMAEARAAAAESAREAAK, from the coding sequence ATGACAGGAGTCCCGGCACCCGCGGGCAGCTCCGGCGCTCAGGGCGCGTCGAGCGCCAAGCCGGTGCGCGGCGGGAAGCTGGGCGCCGCGGCGGTGAATCAGGCCAGCCTGTGGAACGTCGCGAACCTGCTGACCATGGTGCGGCTGCTGCTCGTGCCCGGCTTCGTGATGCTGTTGCTCGGCAACGGAGGGTACGACCCGGCGTGGCGTTCGTTCGCCTGGGCCGCCTTCGCCATCGCCATGATCACCGACCTCTTCGACGGTCACCTGGCGCGCACATACAACCTGGTCACGGACTTCGGGAAGATCGCCGACCCCATCGCCGACAAGGCGATCATGGGGGCGGCGCTGATCTGTCTGTCCTGGCTCGGTGATCTGCCCTGGTGGGTGACCGGGGTGATCCTCGGGCGCGAGCTCGGGATCACGCTGCTGCGATTCTGGGTGATCCGCTACGGCGTCATTCCGGCCAGTCGCGGCGGAAAGATGAAGACGCTGGCGCAGGGCACGGCGGTCGGGATGTACGTTCTTGCCCTGACCGGGCCGCTCGCGACCCTGCGGTTCTGGGTGATGGCCGTCGCCGTCGTGCTGACCGTGGTGACGGGGCTCGACTATGTGAAGCAGGCCATCGTGCTGCGCAGGCAGGGCATGGCCGAGGCGCGTGCGGCGGCTGCGGAGTCCGCCCGGGAGGCAGCGAAGTGA
- a CDS encoding ATP-dependent helicase, whose amino-acid sequence MVSSASSAPGASSALDGFSPATRGWFTGAFSAPTSAQAGAWQAIREGSDVLVVAPTGSGKTLAAFLAALDQLASTPPPADAKKRCRVLYISPLKALAVDVERNLRSPLTGIRQEAVRLGMPEPEVRVGIRSGDTPAAERRALSTRPPDILITTPESLFLMLTSAARDALTGIETVILDEVHAVAGTKRGAHLALSMERLDELLPKPARRIGLSATVRPVDEVARYLSPKRKVEIVQPDSGKEFDLSVVVPVEDLAELGGSPVSDSGEGPGAEAERPSIWPHVEERITDLVQAHRSTIVFANSRRLAERLCNRLNEIAYERATGEALPEDHSPAELMAESGAAKGAPPVLARAHHGSVSKEQRAQVEEDLKAGRLPAVVATSSLELGIDMGAVDLVVQVESPPSVASGLQRVGRAGHQVGAVSTGVVFPKYRGDLVQAAVVTERMRTGSIESLRIPANPLDVLAQQLVAMVALDTWQVDDLLAVVRRAASFASLPESAFTAVLDMLAGRYPSDAFAELRPRVVWDRVAGTVTGRPGAQRLAVTSGGTIPDRGLFGVFLAGADPKKGGGRVGELDEEMVYESRVGDVFTLGTSSWRIEDITRDRVLVSPAPGVPGRLPFWKGDQLGRPLELGRALGAFLREVGALSQEDARARLLATGLDTWAADNVLSYLGEQREACGHIPDDRTIVVERFRDELGDWRVVVHSPFGAQVHAPWALALGARLTERYGMDAQVMHADDGIVLRLPDADLMGFDLLDQEPAAPPVEYDADTPPVGAGDVTFDKGEVNQIVTDQVGGSALFASRFRECAARALLLPRRSPGKRTPLWQQRQRAAQLLEVASEFGSFPIVLEAVRECLQDVFDVPGLTELMGDIESRRVRLVEITTPEPSPFARSLLFGYVAQFLYEGDSPLAERRAAALSLDSRLLAELLGQAELRELLDADVLTELEQELQWRTEDRRVKDAEGVADLLRLLGPLTAAELTERGAAPEWAEELAAARRVIRVRIAGAEHWAAIEDAGRLRDALGTALPVGVPEAFTEPVKDPLGDLLARFARTHGPFTSAAAAARFGLGAAVTEGALQRLAANGRVVQGEFHPAGIGQEWCDAAVLRRLRRRSLAALRHELEPVPPAALAQFLPQWQNLSKHSLRGIDGLVRAIEQLQGATVPASALEKLVLPSRVTGYNPAMLDELTAAGEVIWAGAGSLPGKDGWVSLYLADTAPLLLPPPHPLELTALHQSILDTLSGGYGLFFRQIADQVRATTHPDVLDPQLADSIWELSWSGLLTNDTLGPMRSLLGSGRTAGSTAHRAKRGVPRGRYGSLTAAARTASRTGPPTVAGRWSLLPPREPDPTLRAHALARALLDRHGVVTRGAVAAEGVEGGFSAVYRVLSAFEDSGQARRGYVVEGLGAAQFAMDGAVDRLRATANSRDRTDGSRPSDAQAAVVLAAADPANAYGAALPWPEPPNGASHKPGRKAGSLVILVDGDLTLYMERGGKTLLAWPAAPDAPIADDPRLHAASEALAGAARAGSLGTVTVERVNGAAALTSPFAPLLEGAGFHATPRGLRLRA is encoded by the coding sequence ATGGTCAGCTCCGCGTCCAGTGCTCCCGGCGCCTCCAGCGCTCTTGACGGCTTCTCCCCCGCGACCCGCGGCTGGTTCACGGGTGCCTTCTCCGCGCCCACGTCCGCCCAGGCCGGGGCGTGGCAGGCCATCCGCGAGGGCTCGGACGTGCTCGTCGTCGCGCCCACGGGCTCCGGAAAGACGCTGGCCGCGTTCCTCGCCGCTCTCGACCAGCTGGCGTCGACGCCGCCGCCGGCCGACGCGAAGAAGCGCTGCCGGGTGCTGTACATCTCGCCCCTGAAGGCGCTCGCCGTCGACGTGGAGCGCAATCTGCGCAGCCCGCTGACCGGCATCCGTCAGGAGGCGGTGCGTCTCGGCATGCCCGAGCCGGAGGTGCGGGTCGGGATCCGTTCGGGTGACACTCCGGCCGCCGAGCGCCGTGCGCTGTCGACGCGTCCGCCGGACATCCTGATCACCACGCCCGAGTCGCTCTTCCTGATGCTCACGTCGGCGGCGCGGGACGCGCTGACCGGCATCGAGACGGTGATCCTCGACGAGGTCCACGCGGTCGCGGGCACCAAGCGCGGCGCCCATCTCGCCCTCTCCATGGAGCGGCTCGACGAACTGCTGCCCAAGCCCGCGCGGCGCATCGGTCTGTCGGCGACGGTGCGGCCGGTGGACGAGGTGGCGCGGTATCTGTCCCCGAAGCGCAAGGTGGAGATCGTCCAGCCGGACTCCGGCAAAGAGTTCGACCTGTCGGTGGTCGTTCCGGTCGAGGACCTCGCGGAGCTGGGCGGCTCCCCGGTCAGCGACTCCGGGGAAGGGCCGGGTGCCGAGGCGGAGCGCCCGTCGATCTGGCCGCACGTCGAGGAGCGCATCACCGACCTCGTGCAGGCGCACCGCTCCACGATCGTGTTCGCCAACTCGCGTCGGCTCGCCGAGCGCCTGTGCAACCGCCTCAACGAGATCGCGTACGAGAGGGCGACCGGCGAGGCCCTCCCCGAGGACCATTCCCCAGCGGAGCTGATGGCGGAGTCGGGCGCCGCCAAGGGTGCCCCGCCGGTCCTGGCGCGCGCCCACCACGGATCGGTGTCCAAGGAGCAGCGTGCGCAGGTCGAGGAGGACCTGAAGGCGGGCAGGCTGCCGGCCGTCGTCGCCACGTCCAGTCTGGAGCTGGGCATCGACATGGGCGCGGTCGACCTGGTCGTGCAGGTCGAGTCGCCGCCGTCGGTCGCGTCCGGGCTCCAGCGCGTGGGCCGCGCGGGCCACCAGGTGGGCGCCGTCTCGACGGGAGTCGTCTTCCCGAAGTACCGGGGGGACCTGGTCCAGGCCGCGGTCGTCACGGAGCGGATGCGGACCGGCTCCATCGAGTCCCTGCGCATCCCGGCCAACCCTCTGGACGTGCTGGCCCAGCAGCTGGTCGCGATGGTCGCACTCGACACCTGGCAGGTCGACGACCTGCTGGCGGTGGTCCGCCGCGCGGCCTCCTTCGCGTCGCTCCCCGAGTCCGCGTTCACCGCCGTGCTCGACATGCTCGCCGGCCGGTATCCCTCCGACGCCTTCGCCGAGCTGCGGCCGCGCGTGGTCTGGGACCGCGTCGCGGGCACGGTCACCGGACGGCCGGGGGCGCAGCGGCTCGCGGTCACCTCCGGAGGCACGATCCCCGACCGCGGTCTCTTCGGGGTGTTCCTCGCGGGCGCCGACCCCAAGAAGGGCGGCGGCCGCGTCGGAGAGCTCGACGAGGAGATGGTGTACGAGTCGCGGGTGGGTGACGTCTTCACCCTCGGCACGAGCTCCTGGCGCATCGAGGACATCACGCGCGACCGCGTCCTCGTCTCCCCCGCACCCGGCGTCCCTGGACGACTCCCCTTCTGGAAGGGCGACCAGCTGGGCCGCCCGCTCGAACTGGGCCGCGCCCTGGGCGCGTTCCTCCGGGAGGTCGGCGCGCTCTCGCAGGAGGACGCGCGCGCACGCCTCCTCGCCACCGGGCTCGACACGTGGGCCGCCGACAACGTCCTGTCGTACCTCGGTGAACAGCGCGAGGCCTGCGGGCACATCCCCGACGACCGCACCATCGTGGTGGAGCGGTTCCGCGACGAGCTGGGCGACTGGCGGGTCGTCGTGCACTCCCCCTTCGGAGCCCAGGTGCACGCTCCGTGGGCCCTCGCCCTCGGCGCCCGCCTCACGGAGCGGTACGGCATGGACGCCCAGGTCATGCACGCCGACGACGGCATCGTGCTCCGCCTCCCGGACGCCGACCTCATGGGCTTCGACCTGCTCGACCAGGAGCCTGCCGCGCCCCCGGTGGAGTACGACGCGGACACGCCCCCCGTGGGCGCCGGTGACGTCACCTTCGACAAGGGCGAGGTCAACCAGATCGTCACCGACCAGGTGGGCGGCTCCGCGCTGTTCGCCTCGCGCTTCCGCGAGTGCGCCGCCCGCGCGCTGCTGCTGCCGCGCCGCAGCCCCGGCAAGCGCACCCCGCTGTGGCAGCAGCGCCAGCGCGCCGCTCAGCTCCTCGAAGTGGCCAGCGAGTTCGGGTCCTTCCCCATCGTCCTGGAAGCGGTCAGGGAGTGCCTCCAGGACGTCTTCGACGTACCGGGCCTGACCGAGCTGATGGGCGACATCGAGTCGCGCCGCGTCCGGCTCGTCGAGATCACCACCCCGGAGCCCTCCCCCTTCGCCCGCTCCCTCCTGTTCGGGTACGTGGCGCAGTTCCTGTACGAGGGCGACTCCCCCCTCGCCGAGCGGCGGGCCGCGGCCCTCTCCCTGGACTCGCGGCTGCTCGCCGAACTCCTCGGTCAGGCGGAACTGCGCGAGCTGCTCGACGCCGATGTCCTGACGGAACTGGAGCAGGAGCTCCAGTGGCGCACCGAGGACCGCCGTGTCAAGGACGCCGAAGGCGTCGCCGACCTGCTGCGGCTCCTCGGCCCGCTCACCGCGGCCGAGCTGACCGAGCGCGGCGCCGCGCCTGAGTGGGCGGAGGAGCTGGCGGCCGCACGCCGTGTCATCCGGGTCCGCATCGCGGGCGCCGAGCACTGGGCGGCCATCGAGGACGCGGGACGGCTGCGGGACGCCCTGGGCACCGCCCTGCCCGTGGGCGTACCCGAGGCCTTCACGGAGCCCGTCAAGGACCCCCTGGGCGACCTCCTCGCCCGCTTCGCCCGCACGCACGGCCCGTTCACGTCCGCCGCGGCCGCGGCCCGCTTCGGACTCGGCGCCGCGGTCACCGAGGGCGCGCTGCAGCGCCTCGCGGCCAACGGCCGTGTCGTGCAGGGAGAGTTCCACCCGGCGGGCATCGGCCAGGAGTGGTGCGACGCGGCCGTACTGCGCCGGCTGCGCCGCCGCTCCCTCGCCGCCCTGCGGCACGAACTGGAACCGGTGCCGCCCGCCGCTCTGGCTCAGTTCCTGCCCCAGTGGCAGAACCTGAGCAAGCACAGCCTGCGCGGTATCGACGGCCTGGTGCGCGCCATCGAGCAGCTGCAGGGCGCCACCGTTCCCGCCTCCGCCCTGGAGAAGCTTGTCCTGCCCTCGCGCGTGACGGGCTACAACCCGGCCATGCTCGACGAACTGACCGCGGCCGGCGAGGTCATCTGGGCGGGCGCCGGTTCCCTGCCGGGAAAGGACGGCTGGGTCTCCCTGTATCTGGCCGACACCGCGCCCTTGCTCCTGCCGCCCCCGCACCCTCTGGAGCTCACCGCACTGCACCAGTCGATCCTGGACACCCTCTCCGGAGGGTACGGACTGTTCTTCCGCCAGATCGCCGACCAAGTGCGCGCCACCACCCACCCGGACGTGCTGGATCCCCAACTGGCCGACTCCATCTGGGAGCTGTCCTGGTCTGGCCTGCTCACGAACGACACACTCGGCCCGATGCGCTCGCTCCTGGGCTCCGGGCGCACCGCGGGCTCCACGGCCCACCGCGCCAAGCGCGGCGTCCCGCGGGGGCGCTACGGAAGCCTCACCGCCGCCGCCCGCACCGCATCGCGCACCGGCCCGCCCACCGTCGCGGGCCGCTGGTCCCTGCTCCCTCCCCGGGAGCCCGACCCGACCCTGCGCGCCCACGCCCTGGCCCGTGCCCTCCTGGACCGGCACGGTGTCGTCACGCGCGGCGCGGTCGCGGCCGAGGGGGTCGAGGGCGGCTTCTCGGCGGTGTACCGCGTCCTGTCGGCCTTCGAGGACAGCGGTCAGGCGCGTCGCGGCTACGTGGTCGAGGGGCTCGGCGCCGCCCAGTTCGCCATGGACGGGGCCGTGGACCGGCTCCGTGCCACCGCGAACTCCCGCGACCGCACGGACGGTTCGCGGCCCTCGGACGCACAGGCCGCGGTGGTCCTCGCCGCCGCCGACCCCGCCAACGCGTACGGCGCCGCGCTGCCCTGGCCCGAGCCGCCGAACGGCGCGAGCCACAAGCCGGGCCGCAAGGCCGGTTCACTGGTCATCCTGGTCGACGGTGACCTGACGCTCTACATGGAGCGCGGCGGCAAGACACTCCTCGCCTGGCCCGCCGCCCCGGACGCCCCGATCGCCGACGACCCCCGCCTGCACGCCGCCTCCGAGGCGCTGGCCGGAGCCGCCCGCGCGGGCTCCCTCGGCACGGTCACGGTGGAGCGGGTCAACGGCGCCGCCGCGCTCACGTCCCCCTTTGCCCCCCTCCTGGAGGGAGCCGGTTTCCACGCCACACCGCGCGGACTGCGGCTACGCGCGTGA
- a CDS encoding SDR family NAD(P)-dependent oxidoreductase, with the protein MPVKAYDLTGRTAFITGAASGIGRATARLLAEAGAAVHCADRDEQGLQETAALITEAGGTATAHPLDVSDRAQVDRAVTAAATPRLDILAAIAGVMHSSPVLETRDEDLDRVMAINFKGVLYACQAAARTMVDAGSGGSIITMASGAVDTGAPGLLCYGASKAAVVQLSKTLATELGPHGIRVNVVAPGWIRTPMTTTTRPGTEQQAQAHQQTHTERTMVRMSPLGRVGEPDDIAHAVLHLASDAASFTTGQILRPNGGVAMPW; encoded by the coding sequence ATGCCCGTCAAGGCGTACGACCTCACCGGACGCACCGCATTCATCACCGGCGCCGCCAGCGGCATCGGCCGCGCGACGGCACGACTCCTCGCGGAAGCGGGCGCCGCCGTGCACTGCGCCGACCGCGACGAGCAAGGGCTTCAGGAGACCGCCGCACTCATCACCGAAGCGGGCGGCACCGCCACCGCACACCCCTTGGACGTGTCCGACAGGGCACAGGTCGACCGGGCGGTGACCGCGGCAGCCACACCCCGCCTCGACATCCTCGCCGCCATAGCAGGCGTCATGCACAGCAGCCCGGTCCTGGAAACCCGCGACGAAGACCTCGACCGTGTCATGGCCATCAACTTCAAGGGCGTCCTGTACGCCTGCCAGGCCGCGGCCCGCACGATGGTCGACGCAGGTTCCGGCGGCAGCATCATCACGATGGCGTCGGGCGCCGTCGACACGGGCGCCCCCGGACTCCTCTGCTACGGAGCGTCAAAGGCGGCCGTCGTCCAGCTCTCAAAAACTTTGGCCACGGAGCTCGGCCCGCACGGCATCCGTGTGAACGTCGTCGCACCGGGATGGATCCGTACTCCCATGACGACGACAACGCGCCCCGGCACCGAACAACAGGCGCAGGCGCATCAGCAGACACACACCGAACGCACCATGGTGCGCATGTCGCCGCTCGGCCGTGTGGGCGAACCGGACGACATCGCGCACGCCGTGCTGCACCTGGCGTCGGACGCCGCGTCCTTCACGACGGGCCAGATCCTCCGCCCGAACGGCGGCGTCGCCATGCCCTGGTAG
- a CDS encoding helix-turn-helix domain-containing protein, producing the protein MILLRRLLGDVLRRQRQRQGRTLREVSSSARVSLGYLSEVERGQKEASSELLSAICDALDVRMSELMREVSDELSLAELAESAAVPEPVRAPVRSMLNSVSVAGVPPERVTIKAPAEAVDVVAA; encoded by the coding sequence ATGATTCTGCTCCGTCGCCTGCTGGGTGACGTGCTGCGTCGGCAGCGCCAGCGCCAGGGCCGTACTCTGCGCGAAGTCTCCTCGTCCGCCCGAGTCTCGCTCGGCTATCTCTCCGAGGTGGAGCGGGGGCAGAAGGAGGCTTCCTCCGAGCTGCTTTCCGCGATCTGCGACGCGCTTGACGTACGGATGTCCGAGCTCATGCGTGAAGTGAGCGACGAACTGTCGCTCGCCGAGCTGGCTGAGTCTGCAGCAGTCCCCGAACCGGTGCGCGCGCCGGTTCGCTCGATGCTCAATTCCGTCTCCGTGGCCGGTGTGCCACCGGAACGGGTCACGATCAAGGCACCCGCGGAGGCGGTCGACGTCGTCGCGGCGTGA
- the rimO gene encoding 30S ribosomal protein S12 methylthiotransferase RimO, translating into MPERRTVALVTLGCARNEVDSEELAGRLEADGWQLVEDAEDADVAVVNTCGFVEAAKKDSVDALLEANDLKGHGKTQAVVAVGCMAERYGKELAEALPEADGVLGFDDYADISGRLQTILSGGSVEAHTPRDRRKLLPISPAERQLAKADVALPGHADAAAPADLPEGVAPASGPRAPLRRRLGTNPVASVKLASGCDRRCSFCAIPSFRGSFISRRPSDVLGETRWLAEQGVKEVMLVSENNTSYGKDLGDIRLLETLLPELAAVDGIERVRVSYLQPAEMRPGLIDVLTSTEKIAPYFDLSFQHSAPGVLRAMRRFGDTDRFLELLDTIRSKAPQAGVRSNFIVGFPGETEADVAELERFLTGARLDAIGVFGYSDEEGTEAATYDAKLDQDVVDARLAHISRLAEELTSQRADERVGETVEVLVESLDEEEGPLGRAAHQAPETDGQIRLTGTAGGDALQVGRMVVAKVVGTEGVDLVAECLEEARR; encoded by the coding sequence ATGCCCGAACGCCGCACCGTCGCCCTTGTCACCCTTGGCTGCGCCCGTAACGAGGTGGACTCGGAGGAGCTCGCAGGCCGCTTGGAGGCGGACGGCTGGCAGCTCGTCGAGGACGCCGAGGACGCGGACGTCGCCGTCGTCAACACCTGTGGCTTCGTCGAAGCCGCCAAGAAAGACTCCGTCGACGCCCTCCTCGAAGCCAATGATCTGAAGGGTCACGGCAAGACCCAGGCCGTCGTCGCGGTCGGCTGCATGGCCGAGCGCTACGGCAAGGAGCTCGCCGAGGCGCTGCCCGAGGCCGACGGCGTGCTCGGATTCGACGACTACGCCGACATCTCCGGCCGCCTCCAGACGATCCTCAGCGGCGGCAGCGTCGAGGCCCACACCCCCCGCGACCGGCGCAAGCTGCTGCCGATCAGCCCTGCCGAGCGCCAGCTGGCCAAGGCGGACGTCGCGCTCCCCGGCCACGCTGACGCCGCGGCGCCCGCGGACCTCCCCGAAGGTGTCGCGCCCGCGTCCGGGCCGCGCGCCCCGCTGCGCCGCCGCCTCGGCACCAACCCCGTCGCCTCCGTGAAACTGGCCTCCGGCTGTGACCGGCGCTGCTCGTTCTGCGCCATCCCGTCCTTCCGCGGCTCGTTCATCTCGCGCCGCCCCTCCGACGTCCTGGGCGAGACCCGCTGGCTCGCCGAGCAGGGCGTCAAGGAGGTCATGCTCGTCTCCGAGAACAACACCTCGTACGGCAAGGACCTCGGTGACATCCGGCTCCTGGAGACGCTGCTCCCCGAGCTGGCCGCCGTCGACGGCATCGAGCGGGTGCGCGTCAGCTATCTGCAGCCCGCCGAGATGCGCCCCGGCCTCATCGACGTCCTCACGTCGACGGAGAAGATCGCGCCCTACTTCGACCTGTCCTTCCAGCACTCCGCGCCCGGTGTCCTGCGTGCCATGCGGCGCTTCGGCGACACCGACCGCTTCCTGGAGCTCCTGGACACCATCCGCTCCAAGGCGCCGCAGGCCGGCGTCCGGTCCAACTTCATCGTCGGCTTCCCCGGCGAGACCGAGGCGGACGTCGCTGAGCTCGAGCGCTTCCTCACGGGCGCGCGCCTGGACGCCATCGGCGTCTTCGGCTACTCCGACGAGGAGGGCACCGAAGCGGCCACGTACGACGCGAAGCTCGACCAGGACGTCGTCGACGCGCGGCTCGCCCACATCTCCCGGCTCGCCGAGGAGCTCACCTCGCAGCGCGCCGACGAGCGGGTCGGCGAGACCGTCGAGGTCCTCGTCGAATCCCTCGACGAGGAGGAGGGCCCCCTCGGCCGGGCCGCGCACCAGGCCCCCGAGACGGACGGTCAGATCCGCTTGACGGGCACCGCCGGCGGGGATGCCTTGCAGGTCGGCCGTATGGTCGTGGCAAAGGTCGTCGGCACGGAGGGCGTGGACTTGGTGGCCGAGTGTCTCGAGGAGGCCCGCAGATGA
- a CDS encoding CinA family protein, whose protein sequence is MPAVGLVRLLAARGETLAVAESLTGGLVAAEITAVPGASKVFRGSVTAYATELKRDVLGVDGTLLDERGAVDPEVARQMADGVRRVLGADWGLATTGVAGPEPQDGQPVGTVYVAVAGPDGVVDGPDFESMRGYADGGARGKVAALRLNGDRSEIRMESVRSVLTLLLERLSGERSGNGRAQDTEQNGGN, encoded by the coding sequence CTGCCGGCTGTCGGCCTGGTGCGGTTGCTGGCCGCGCGCGGTGAGACGCTCGCCGTGGCCGAGTCGCTGACCGGAGGCCTGGTGGCCGCCGAGATCACGGCGGTGCCGGGCGCCTCGAAGGTCTTCCGCGGATCGGTCACCGCGTACGCCACGGAGCTGAAGCGGGACGTGCTCGGGGTCGACGGCACTCTGCTGGACGAGCGCGGGGCCGTGGATCCCGAGGTCGCGCGGCAGATGGCGGACGGTGTGCGCCGGGTTCTCGGTGCGGACTGGGGTCTCGCCACGACCGGGGTCGCCGGGCCCGAGCCGCAGGACGGGCAGCCGGTCGGGACCGTCTACGTGGCGGTCGCGGGGCCGGACGGCGTGGTTGACGGGCCCGATTTCGAAAGCATGCGCGGTTACGCCGATGGCGGAGCGCGTGGGAAAGTGGCCGCCCTGCGGTTGAACGGTGACCGTTCGGAAATCCGTATGGAGAGCGTACGCAGCGTGCTCACGTTGCTTCTCGAGCGGCTGTCCGGAGAACGTTCCGGGAATGGGCGGGCACAGGATACGGAACAGAACGGGGGGAATTGA
- a CDS encoding Dps family protein codes for MYVVKSPLSDADLKAVSEALQGALVDLVDLSLVAKQIHWNVVGPRFRSVHLQLDEVVDTARQHSDTVAERASTLGVSPDGRAATVSQSSGIGKVPEGWVKDVDAVGTLVDALGAVITRMRERVEATGEADPVSQDIFIGITADLEKHHWMFQAENS; via the coding sequence ATGTACGTCGTGAAGAGCCCGCTGTCCGACGCGGATCTCAAGGCGGTCTCGGAGGCCCTGCAGGGTGCGCTCGTGGACCTGGTCGACCTGTCACTGGTCGCCAAGCAGATCCACTGGAATGTGGTCGGCCCGCGCTTCCGTTCCGTGCACCTGCAGCTCGACGAGGTCGTGGACACCGCAAGGCAGCACTCGGACACCGTCGCGGAGCGTGCATCCACGCTCGGTGTCTCGCCCGACGGGCGCGCGGCGACCGTGTCCCAGAGCAGTGGCATCGGGAAGGTTCCCGAGGGCTGGGTCAAGGACGTCGACGCGGTCGGGACGCTCGTGGACGCGCTCGGCGCGGTCATCACGCGCATGCGTGAGCGCGTTGAGGCGACGGGCGAGGCCGACCCGGTCAGCCAGGACATCTTCATCGGCATCACGGCCGACCTGGAGAAGCACCACTGGATGTTCCAGGCGGAGAACAGCTGA